The genomic region ACGGGCGGTGATACCCATGTGTTTGTGGTCGTAGCCGGCGCTGCCGCCACTAGCGAAGGCATCTCCCAGCCAGAATTCGCGGTTCTGCGCGATGTCGTTGGCGAGGTCAGAGAAGGCCGAGGTGCCCTTGTCTGCTGCCACTACGAGGTAGGGGTCCGCGAAGGCAGCATTCACGCCGTGACCCGACTGCCGAAAACCGCTGCTGTCGATCGTCCCTACGTTGTCGGTGACGTCGAGAAGCGCGGAGACGAACAGTTCATAGCATTTTCGACCGGCGGCCGCCCGGTCGGCGTCGTCCTTGAACGTGCGGCGCAGAACGTATCCGCCTTTGGCGCCAACCGGCACGATGACGGCGTTCTTCGCTTGTTGGGTGGCGGCCAATCCGAGAACCTCGGTCCGGAGATCTTCGGACCGATCCGACCAACGCAAGCCACCGCGCGCGACCCGCCCGAATCTCACATGGACGCCTTCGACGTCAGGAGCCAGCACGTACACCTCGAACTGCGGACGGGGCAGCGGCGCAAAGGGTATCTGCTGGGGGGCGATCTTCAATGCCAGCGCGTGCGCGGCGGACGGCACGGTTGCACCGCCCGCGTTGGTGCGCAAGGTCGCGCTGATCACGGTCAACAGTGCGCGCAACACCCGATCGGCGTCCAACTGCGGAACCTGCTGGATCTCTGTGATGATGTGGTCCCGCAGCGACTCCGTGCGCTCGCGATCAGAGGACACTTCACCCACCGTTGCCCGGAAGAGCTCAACGAACTCGACAGCGATCGTAGGGTTGGCCAGCAGAGTTGCGGCGGTAAAACGGACGCTGTAGGGCTGTCCGAGTTGTCGCAAGTACCGCGCATAAGCCCGCAGTATGGTCACCTCGCGCCACGTCAGGCCGGTATGGGTGACGAGTTTGTTGAAGTCGTCGACATCGGTGTCCCCCACCCACATCGCTCGCAGTGCGTCGGCCATGCGTAGATGCACCGACGCTGATCCGGCACCGCCCTCGGCACTGACCAGTCCGATCACAACAACGTGGCATTGCAGGCCGTCCGCGCGGATGAGAGCTCGGCTGCGTCTGTCGACGATCTCGAGATCCAGGCACTGCAGCATGGGCAGGATCTGTCCCAGCGTGGGCGGCGGCGACGACGCGGTCAGGGTGACAAGCTCCAGATCGCCGACAGTGGAGCGCAAGAACAACTCGGTCTGTCCGCGACTCAGTGCGTTGAGCTCGCCAGCCAGATCGCGGATGCGCACCACGGTGTCGGGATAAGAATCGTCGGCGCAGAATCCGTCGGGCAGCACCTCTGACGCAGGCCCGCTATCCATCGGTTTCCTCTCGGGGTTGTCGTGGTTCGCTGGGAGACGGGTTACCGCGTCCGCGCGCCGCACACGGCGATGACGGCGTCGCCGATCCTCGCGATCTGCTCGTCGGTCATGGCCGTCGACATGGCCAACAGGCCGTTGGTGCCTGCCAGTACGCCCGCACGGTAGAGGTCCCACCACGTGGCGGCGGGGTCATCGACGATCAGCCGGATCAATGAGCCGCTGCCGTGTGCAGTGACCCCGTGTTGATTGAGCCTGCTGCGTAATGCATCTCCGCGCGCATTGAGGTTGTTGATGCTCTCGCCGGTGAATCGGCGCAGAGCCACCATTCCCGCTGCCATGGTCACGGGATTGGCACTGAAAGTGCCTCCCCATGCAACCGGCCCGTCTGCCAGAGGGCTGAAGGAGGAGAGGATTTCGGCACTACCGCCGACTGCACCGACGGGGAATCCGCCGCCGATGACCTTGCCCAGCGAGACCAAGTCCGGTTGTAGACCGTAGCGGGCATGCAGGCCACCGGGCTCAAGACGGAAGGTGATGACCTCGTCCACCGCGAGCAGGACATCGTGCGCACGGGCGAGCTCGGCCAGCCTGGTGATGTCGCGCGCATCGGCGGGGGTGAGGCCGGCGCGATTGGGCATCAGGTCGATGAGTACGGCAGCGACGCGTCCGCGGTGACGACTCAAGGCGCGCTCAACGGCATCGATGTCTGCCTGCGGTACTTCGACCACCGAACTCGCCAGGCTGGCGGGAACGCCCTTGGCGGCGGAGGAGACGACGGCGTCGTAGGTGCCGTGGTAACTGCCCTCGAAGCGAATGATGATGTCGCGGCCCGTATGTGCCCGCGCGGCCCGGATCAGCATCATCACCGCTTCGGTACCTGAGTTGCAGAACCTCCATTGGGCGATGCCGCCAGTACGTTCCCTCAGGAGTTCCGCCATCTCGACCTCGTAACGGGTGGGCAGACCGAACGCTGTGCCGCCAGCGGCAACTTCGTGCACGGTGTGCAAGATCTCCGGGTCAGCGTGACCGTGGATCAAGGCGGTGTAGTTGTTGTTGCAGTCGATGACGACATGCCCGTCGGCGTCGGCGACCTCCGCCCCGCTGCCCCGCACCGCATACGGTGGATGCGGTGCGACGAACAACGTCGAGCGGGTGTTCCCGCCGGGCATGACCTCGAGTGCGCGCCGATACAGCCGTTCATCAGTGCGTGACATGGTGCAGGCCTCTCCATGAGTAAAAGTGACGAATATAGCTGCGCATCAGTGTTTCTCCACGAGCATGTCTCGACCCGCGCTGCTGGTGCCGAGAACGCGCGTCACATGCACGCGATCCCGGCACCAGTCGAGGTCAGGCGCGTTCGCCATCTCCCGGGCCACTAAGCTCGGCCATGCACTCTTGGCTGCTCAGCACGTCGCAGACGATCATCTGGCAGTTGCGCAGTGAGGCGAAATGCATCTCTTCGGCGGTGACGTGATGTTCTTCCCTGGTGATCGGATGCAAGGTGGTGCCGCCGATGGTTCCGAGGCAGTCGTGCACCATCACCGCGTTGAAATTGCGGAAGTTGGCGTCGCGAGCGGTTGATTCACAGCACGACCCTGTGGCCACGCCCGTGATCAGCACCGTGTCGCGGCCGAGATCGCGAAGGAGTTGCTCGAGCCCGGTCTGGTAGAAGCCGCTCATCCTCTTGCGCTCGATGAACCAGTCGCCGTACTTCTCCGCGGACAGGGGCAGCTCGGGTATCACCTTCACACCGAATGTCCCCTCACGCAGACCTTTACCACCGTCATCGCGTAGCGCCGGCCGCTTGTCGAAGACGGGTCCTCCGTCGATCCGACCACGACATACATAGGTCAGACAGATGACCGGGATGTCATGCTCGTGGCAGAAGTTGACGAGTTCGACTGTGGGTTCGACCGTCCGCGTCATGTGCGAGATGTCGAACCCGGTGCGGGCGTAGGCGCCCTCGGGGTGAAACCACTCGTTCTGGAAATCGATCAGGATCAACGCCGTCCTATCGGGCGACAACGTGGGTGAGATTCGGGCGATGCTGGCCGCGCCGGCAGGTGTGTTCGCCGGTCTAGGCGCATTGGTGCGTGTCTGGATCATCGTCATCTACAGTCCGGCCTTCTCGACTACTCGGCCACGCTTGCGAAGCTCCTGGTGCAACCACTCGTAGTGGTCGAGCACCGGGAATGATTCGGCCTCGGAGTCCTCGAAGATCTCGACCTTGACTGGCGTGCAGTTGCCCGCATTGCACGCGGTGGTGATGTCCTCGGGGCAGTTGGCGAATGCGACCAACACGTCCATCTCGGCGCGGAACTCGATGTAATCGCCGGCCTTGGTGATCGGTTCGTTGATGAAGAACCCGTCACGCTCGATGTCGTAGGGGTAATTCATGAAGACGTTCATCGGGTCGGGTACCTCGGAGTAGTCGACTCCGAACGGTGCGATGGCCTTGCCGATAATCTCATGGCAGCCGTCTATATCCACTCCGCCCAACACGTTCATCATGAAGCGGTTGCACATCCGGTGATGGAGATCATGCACGCCCTTGCGCTCGGCCGATTCTTTGAGGATCGTCATCAGCGGGCGGCAGCTGGT from Mycolicibacterium sp. YH-1 harbors:
- a CDS encoding aspartate aminotransferase family protein yields the protein MSRTDERLYRRALEVMPGGNTRSTLFVAPHPPYAVRGSGAEVADADGHVVIDCNNNYTALIHGHADPEILHTVHEVAAGGTAFGLPTRYEVEMAELLRERTGGIAQWRFCNSGTEAVMMLIRAARAHTGRDIIIRFEGSYHGTYDAVVSSAAKGVPASLASSVVEVPQADIDAVERALSRHRGRVAAVLIDLMPNRAGLTPADARDITRLAELARAHDVLLAVDEVITFRLEPGGLHARYGLQPDLVSLGKVIGGGFPVGAVGGSAEILSSFSPLADGPVAWGGTFSANPVTMAAGMVALRRFTGESINNLNARGDALRSRLNQHGVTAHGSGSLIRLIVDDPAATWWDLYRAGVLAGTNGLLAMSTAMTDEQIARIGDAVIAVCGARTR
- a CDS encoding DUF1989 domain-containing protein; this translates as MSLTKIEEQVVGAKQGYAGIVKQGQIVRLTDIEGKQVIDFVVWNNNDRREKLSASYSRSRYFAPEGSEYLPRNTIGEGDWVMSTSCRPLMTILKESAERKGVHDLHHRMCNRFMMNVLGGVDIDGCHEIIGKAIAPFGVDYSEVPDPMNVFMNYPYDIERDGFFINEPITKAGDYIEFRAEMDVLVAFANCPEDITTACNAGNCTPVKVEIFEDSEAESFPVLDHYEWLHQELRKRGRVVEKAGL
- a CDS encoding isochorismatase family cysteine hydrolase: MIQTRTNAPRPANTPAGAASIARISPTLSPDRTALILIDFQNEWFHPEGAYARTGFDISHMTRTVEPTVELVNFCHEHDIPVICLTYVCRGRIDGGPVFDKRPALRDDGGKGLREGTFGVKVIPELPLSAEKYGDWFIERKRMSGFYQTGLEQLLRDLGRDTVLITGVATGSCCESTARDANFRNFNAVMVHDCLGTIGGTTLHPITREEHHVTAEEMHFASLRNCQMIVCDVLSSQECMAELSGPGDGERA